A stretch of Porites lutea chromosome 5, jaPorLute2.1, whole genome shotgun sequence DNA encodes these proteins:
- the LOC140937478 gene encoding uncharacterized protein, with amino-acid sequence MAAPSEKPFKDLTMEEIADLLKGEPSESTQRSTKRSRLMFDAYLQEKGVQNPTTAEELASILRTFYAEARRRDGNLYTKASLADIRCGLMRHFKQELNVDITKDVEFCEANRVYETKCAELKKYFGFERGPSRPPSIADEDIKKLYLSGIFSTKNPTTLQNKVFFEIMLFFFCPRGSQLNLRRLKKNDFEVKINSHGKRCVVKTTDHRTDNLQAGEEGIMIAIDGPFCPVFSFEKYLSHLNPFNEFLFQRPKSCGDGLVWYDNMAVGENTLKKKMQVISQQADLSTIYSNYSIKLMTSTMLDLPVSDQRNESSNSKTDFTFTRTSRRSRFTKSNDH; translated from the coding sequence ATGGCGGCACCCAGTGAAAAGCCGTTTAAAGATTTGACCATGGAAGAAATTGCCGATTTACTTAAAGGTGAACCTAGTGAGAGCACCCAAAGATCAACAAAAAGAAGTCGCTTGATGTTTGATGCCTATCTTCAGGAGAAAGGCGTTCAAAATCCAACGACAGCCGAGGAATTGGCGAgtattttgagaacattttacgCCGAGGCGAGGAGGAGAGATGGAAATTTATATACTAAGGCTTCGCTTGCTGACATCAGATGTGGACTGATGAGACACTTTAAGCAAGAACTTAATGTCGACATTACAAAGGACGTGGAATTTTGCGAAGCCAACCGAGTTTATGAAACAAAATGCGCAGAATTGAAGAAATACTTTGGATTTGAGAGAGGACCTTCCAGACCTCCTTCAATTGCCGACGAAGACATAAAGAAGTTATACCTTAGCGGTATCTTCAGCACAAAAAATCCTACAACTCTACAAAACAAGGTATTCTTTGAaataatgctgttttttttctgtcctcGTGGCTCGCAACTTAATCTGCGCCGACTAAAAAAGAATGACTTTGAAGTTAAAATCAACTCGCATGGCAAACGTTGTGTAGTGAAAACAACTGATCACAGAACAGACAACCTTCAAGCTGGAGAGGAAGGGATAATGATAGCAATCGATGGTCCCTTTTGCCccgttttttcctttgaaaaatatttgaGTCACTTGAATCCATTCAATGAGTTCCTTTTTCAGCGACCAAAGTCATGTGGTGACGGGCTAGTTTGGTATGACAACATGGCTGTCGGTGAGAACACTCTGAAAAAGAAGATGCAAGTTATCTCACAACAAGCGGATTTGTCAACAATATACTCAAATTATTCAATCAAGTTGATGACTAGTACTATGCTTGACCTGCCAGTGAGCGACCAAAGAAATGAGAGCAGCAACAGCAAAACAGATTTCACATTCACACGAACATCTAGGCGATCACGTTTCACGAAATCGAATGATCATTGA